Part of the Oreochromis aureus strain Israel breed Guangdong linkage group 20, ZZ_aureus, whole genome shotgun sequence genome, aagggctacagcagcagtaGACCACACCGTATGCTACTCCTGACAGctgagaacaggaaagtgaagtTCGcctaaaacaaagcacaaaggatTCGAAAAACGCTGTCTGGTCTGATGAGCGTAGGGTcagaataaacaacatgaaagcacggATCTATCCTGCCGTGTAACTGTTCAGTCTGCCGGTGGTGTAATGGTGaagggatattttcttggcacactttggacccCTTAGTAACAACtaagcatcatttaaatgccacagtcTGGGTGTTATTGCTGAACATGTCCGTCCCTTTATAACCACAGTGTAGCTATCTTCTGGTGGCTGCTTGCAGCAGAATAATGCACCATGTTACGAAGCTCAAATcacctcaaactggtttcttctacaatgacaatgagttcactagAGCACGTTTCGGATGTGGTGGATCGGGTGCTTCACATGATGGATCTGTGGCTCTCAAATCTGCACAACTGTGTGATGTCGTCAtgtcaatatggcccaaaatttcttaaaaatgtttccagcagTCGAACCTCTGTTATGAAGAATTAAAGAAGCTCTGAAAGTAAAAAAggggtccaacccagtactagcaagaTGCATCTAAAGAAAGTAACACATGAGTGTATATTTTGACAAAGCTACATATGTTATGTTCATGGTAGCCTGTAGCCATGCACTGAGCTTTAATAATTGCACTCGGTATATGGTCTCTTTAATGAAAGATATTTGACATGCCAGAAGCAggaacaaagtttaaaaaaacaaaacaatcatgGCTTGTGTTTTAAAATGCTGTCACTGTGACTGTTCGGTCATCAATGACAGTGCTTACTGTAACAGTTTGTTATTAGATATAACCTGTGTTGTATATGCATATTGTAAAACTATCACAGTGCTGTCAATAACAGGTATAGACATTAAGTATTCTCTATTAGATGTAATTAATTGTGacttgatatatatatatgagctaTCAATGTGTGATTTTTGTGAAGAGCAGAGAGAAAAGAGTGAGCTGGAATATAAAGGCATTTACTTGCAGTATGtttacaaagaagaaaaaagcaccTTTGCTGGTGTACACGAGACATGATCTAGAGGTTAACTTTTACACATCTGTAGAAAGGCAAACATAATCAAGCACAGAAATTGTCAGATTGTAGACAAGTGCTTTAACAAATTGCAAGTTAGTGAATCCTTCGAAGACAAAAACTTAGTCATCATGCCATATCATGGTCCTAATACgtaacaatttaaaataaagtcaCTTTCAAATATCCTGCAAAATGTTGGACCAGCGAGCACCCTTGAAACAAACTTTTGCAAGTTAAGACTGAAAACATCCactgatattaaaaaacaaaaacaaaactttattccTTATTGGCAACTGGAACtgcaactttttattttatttttttaaatatagaccAAATAAATACTAAATCACATGACTGCAGACTTGCTATCAGAGCAGAATAACTTCCAAAGACTATGGAGGGAAAGTTAGTGTGCCTGGCACATCATGTGAAACCAGTAATAGTTAGCAACCTTCTGCTGTAtggacataaataaaactgctgcCATCTGGCATAATTTCTAATCTGCTCAAGTGTTTTCTTCTATTCATTTATCCATTTTTGAGCCTCACATTTTTTTGGGTGGGGTGGGGCTATCCATCCCAGCAGTCACAGGACAAAAAGAACGGTGCACCCCCAACAGgccgccagtctgtcacagggctaacacggAGAAAAACGAACACTCCCAGCCAATtctccagttaacctaacatgcatgttttCAGAGCGTGGGAGTAACCCAGAGTAatccagagtacccagagaaaACCCACGCAGGCATGGGGAGAACATGAAAACTTTGCACCAGCCATCCAGTGGATTCAAAACGAGGACGTTCTTGCTGTGTTAACCCCCacactctttgttttctttaaatctgATGCGTTTACTTCTATTGGTATATCAAAAATGACTGCAGCGTGAGCTCTTCAGGGTGTCTGAGAGAAAGATGACCACTCCAACTCCAACATATAAACCACCTTCACACAACACACTCTATTACAACTACAGGACAGCATACACCAGTGGACATGAGTCCTCATTCATCAACTGTTTGTTTCACTCTAAAAAGGTATAATGAGCATATACTCTTTCTATAATTTATGACTTTCCTCATTGTCTGTGGCAAActcttttaaattatatttacattttaaaaagtaacattCATACTTCCTGTGAATTTAGCAGGCAAGGTGATAACTTTAATTTCTGACTATTCATGAACCAAAACAGCTGGATGATTGGATGCACATACATACACCGTTACTATGATGGAGCTGAATAAACCCGATGTTATACTTTCTTTCTGCAAAGAAAGTGAGAAAGATTTCCTTAAAACAGGCTTTGAGATACTCAACGCATGAGGAGAATGCACTGGTGCCAACTTGATTctacaaattaaaatatattcatCTGCACTTCACTCACTgcttatttagattttttttgtaaagaaaaatacattaagTTCATTATTCCTCCTATCACATATATTGTAATAAATTGCAGAAAGGTTGGACAACTCTTTAATTCCATGGAGACACTTCCTTGCAGTGTGCAATGCAGTGTGATGAGCTCTTTAATAATGAGCCAGTGAGGTCTGAGGACACcaaaacagcttcattttcagtctctcAACAGGAGATAGTCTTTGATAGTTTCTGGTAAAGGAAGCTCTTTGACAGCCGTGGGGAGGAATTGCACTCCGAGACTTTCCCGTACTGCACAGCGTGCCAGAGAGCGAAGCGTGGGCGCCTGAGCCACCATGTTGGTCAGCCTCGCCAGCAGCTGGGGATCTTTACTCAGCTCCCTGGGAAGGGTGCCGTCGGCCCGTCGAATCTCAAACCTCCCTGCTGCTCGACACAGTAGCTCCAAACACTCTTCCTCTTGTTCGGTGCCCAGGCCTCGGGCCAACAGGGCCACCAGCCGGGAGATAGGGGTCTGGCCCTTCAGGTTAGTTACATGGACCTGCGCTCCATAGTCTAATAGCACTTTGACACTCTCGAGGTTGCCTTTCATTGCTGCCCAGCTAAGAGGTGTGTCATTGTTGTAGTCACGGGCATTGGGACAGGCCCCGCTCTCCAGCAGGGCTCTTACACACTCAGGATTATCTTTGAAGGCGGCCCAGTGAAGAGGAGTGTCTTTATTGCCATCCAGGGCATTTGGCTGGGCTCCATATTCCAACAGCAGCTCCACACAGCTCTCATCCTTCTCTGCTGCATAGTGCAGTGCTGTACGATTATAGCCATCCAAAGCATTTACCTGATGAGAAAATTCAGTATAATGAGCAGTCTTATGCCAACAAGACTTAATTAAATAGCACAAAGCTGCAGGGTGCCCTGAGAAGTGACTGTGTAGGCGTCTCAATGCCTGCCAGATATTTTGGCTCATGTGCTGCAGCACAGATGTAAAAGGAGGGTGAAATGGAATAACCAGATGACTCAGAAATTGTTTGCACcattaaattatataaaaaacaaaagaacgaCAGTCTACCAAACAGTCCAAATGAAAACTGCTCAGTGATCATCTAAAGAAACAGGGAATGAATGTGAATGCTGTgaaccctgaaaataaaacTCAATTTACAGAGGATAGTTCCCATCAAATAATTGTAACAATTAACCCTTTAAATTCTCCCATATCCCCACCACATATTACTAGTACTACTAAACTCATACAATTTCCCTACCTTTTCAGACAGCCAGTGGTTTCAGATCATGACTCAACATGAATCCTTCAGTGTAAACAATGCTAGgttttttctttaccttttgAAAGCTTTTAACCCATGTCCTGCTCACACTTACTGTGTTTGCATGCATACTTACCCGCCTTAAGGCCAAAACCTTTAAAGGTGCCGAATAAATCTTAAGTGAATATGATAAACTTCAGTGTGCAAGTCAGCTGTAACATACCTCTGCCCCCTtctccagcagcagctccacACAGTCAGCATCAGCAACCATACAGGCACAGTGCAGGGGTTTGAGTGTGCCATGCATCCGATTCACATCAGCACCCTTAATCAGCCAGGAAATAACAATATCAGCATTACTCATGACACTACAGGGGATTGTTTACATCAGTTTGACTGGAAGATAAGCAAGCCTACCTTACGGATAAGATCCTCCACATTGTCGTGCGGGAATGAGCGAATGGCTGCAATTGTTCGGATGAGCCGCTCAGACAGGGAATATTTACTCTGAATGCTTTGCATGATGTACCACATAGTAGAGCTCATGTGTAACAGAAGACCATTGCACCCAGGCAGGGGTGACGCTATGGCACACtgaaacacagtttttaaaaattactgGATTACAACTTCTAAGACACAGTGaatctaataaataaatcaacagAATATAAAACAGACATTTCGCAGTTTATGCCCAGGTATGCACGCAGACCTGTTTTATTCAGTACACCAGTGCTTTGGTTTGATGAGTTATATGCTTgctataaatacaaaatattttcaATTCACATACAGAATGTGTTAGAAATTGTTCAACTAAAGACCGAAATTTCACACAGCTTTGTGAAAATACCAAAactaatatttaaaataatctttCCCTACTATTATCTGTTTGGGTGTGGGTTGGACATTATGTCTTGTCATATAATCTAGATAGTGCAAGGCTCAGCTGTAATCTGGGAGATGACACCaatctttattt contains:
- the asb8 gene encoding ankyrin repeat and SOCS box protein 8, whose product is MSSTMWYIMQSIQSKYSLSERLIRTIAAIRSFPHDNVEDLIRKGADVNRMHGTLKPLHCACMVADADCVELLLEKGAEVNALDGYNRTALHYAAEKDESCVELLLEYGAQPNALDGNKDTPLHWAAFKDNPECVRALLESGACPNARDYNNDTPLSWAAMKGNLESVKVLLDYGAQVHVTNLKGQTPISRLVALLARGLGTEQEEECLELLCRAAGRFEIRRADGTLPRELSKDPQLLARLTNMVAQAPTLRSLARCAVRESLGVQFLPTAVKELPLPETIKDYLLLRD